DNA sequence from the Cohnella herbarum genome:
TATTTTTTTGTATGGGCTTAGAAAATAATGTCTTCGCTCTGCAAAAAAAGTCCTATCCGCCTTCCGAATTAAGATTAAGATTTGTGTGAAGTGAATGTAGGCGCTTTCAGAGGGAGGAGGACTAACGGGGTCGATAAGGGAAAGAGACGGTTCGAACATCTTAATGCGAGAAAGGGTGTCTAGTCCTTGAAGAAACTATTTATCATGTTAGTCGTAATCGCTCTATTGGCCGGATGCGCGAGCGGCAATAAAAACGAATCCGAGGGAACAACGGGTAGCAAGGAAACCGCAAGCGCGGGATCGAATGAAGAAACGAAAAACAGCGCTAGCGTGTCGGGCGACAATAAAATATCGATCGTATTATCGCATTCCGAGGCGGCTTACGCGAAACAAGCGGACGCTAAAAACGACATGTATATCAAGAAACTCGAAGAGCTGTCCGGGTATGATCTGGACATCGAAATTTTAGGCCATGCCGATTACGGCCAGCAGCTTTCCTTGCGGTTCGCTTCCGGCGAATTGCCCGATCTGATCCGTACCGCATCCATCGAAGCCGGCGAACATAAAGGTGCCGTAGATAACGGCGCGTTCACCGAAATCGGTCCTTTGCTGGACCAATACGGACCTAACCTCAAGAACGACATTCCGGAAGAAATATGGAAAGACAAGCGTGTGAGCAAAGACGGTAAAATATACGGCATTCCGGTATTGATGGGGGCAGGCAATACTAGGATCGCCTTTATCCGCCAAGATTGGCTGAACAAGCTGAACATGAAGTCTCCTGAAACGCTGGACGACTGGCTCAATTATTATGAAGCGGTAAAGAAGGAAGATATGAACGGCAACGGCGATCCGAACGACGAGTATGGCATCGAAATGTTCGAGAACATGTGGTTCAGCGAGATTTTCTTCCAAAGCTTCGGGGTTCACCCAAGCGTCTGGCACGAAGTCGACGGACAGTTGATCCCGGATATGATCCGCCCCGAAATGAAAGAAGCGGTCCAATTCTACCGCACGCTGTTCGAGAAAGGGTATGTCAATCCGGACTTCGTCACCAAAAAAGAGAGCGATTTCCGCGCGGATATTTATAACGGCAAAGTCGGAAGCTGGGCGGGAGAAACGTATCAATACAACCCTTCCTACAGCAAAACGAACGGTCCGAAATGGTTCGTCAACCAGCCCGACCAAGTGGACGTATCGTTCATCGCTCCGCCGAAAGGACCGCGCGGCCAAACCGGATACGGAATGAAGGGCGACGGCATCTATTTCGTCTGGGTCATTCCGTCGAGCGTGAAAAATCCGGAAAAGATCATCAAGTTCCTCGATTGGACATGGGCATCCGAGGAGGCCGACCGCTTTTTCAAATTCGGCATCGAGGGCCACAACTACACGTTAGAGAACGGCGAAGTCAAATACGACGTCGGAAGCAAAGAAAACTCGGATAACGACACATTCCAGATGTATCAGTTGACGCTGAATACGCGCGAGATCGGGTTGAACAATCCGGACGTCGTGAAGCAGTTGCCGGAAGGCGACAAGATCGTAGCCGGTTACGAACTGTCGGACTCCCTCGTCATGGATCACGTGATCGGCATTCCGACGCTCAAAACGTTCGAGGAAAAACCGGAACTTTACCCGTTCGGCAGTCTGTTCATAGAAATGTTCTTGAAAGTGATGACCGGGGAAAAAGGCATCGACGAATTCGATAAATTCGTCGCGAATTGGAAAAAACGCGGCGGGGACCAAGCGATCGAAGACGCGACGAAGTGGTATAACGAGTCTCGCAACAAATAACTAAAGCATTCGAACGGGGAGCGGAACCGAACGGAGACCGCTTCCCGTTCATCACATCGAGCGAAACGGGTGATCCCGATGTCCAAGGTGGCGGCTAGGAACGATAAGGCAGTCGTGTTGTTGTTCGCGTTGCCGGGGTTATTGTATTTTCTTATCTTCAAGTATGTTCCGATGGTCGGAAACATCATCGCGTTCAAAGAATTCAACATCTTTCAAGGATTATGGGGCAGTCCGTGGGTCGGTCTGGATCAATTCGCGCGAATGTTTACCCATGAGGATTTCTATCGTATCACTTGGAACACGATCCGATTAAGCTTCGTTTCCATTCTATTCGGGTTTCCCGCTCCCATCCTTTTAGCATTGATGCTAAATGAAATAAGGGCGATGGCGTTCAAGCGATCGATCCAGACGATCGTTTACTTGCCGCATTTTCTGTCATGGGTTATCGTCGGTTCTTTGTTCATCAATTTACTGTCGATCAACGGTTTGGTTAACGAGTGGGCCGGGTTGCTGGGTTTGCCCAAAATCGATTACGTCACTTCCAAGAGCCATTTCATCGCGATTCTGGTAGGTACGGGCATCTGGAAAGAAGTCGGTTGGGGAACGATTATTTATTTGGCCGCGCTGTCCGGAGTCAATCCGAATTTATACGAGGCCGCGGTCGTGGACGGAGCCGGCAGATGGAAGCAGATTTGGTACATTACGCTGCCAAGCTTGCTCCCGACGATGGTCGTCCTGCTATTGTTGTGGGTTGGCGGCGTCATGAATTCGAACCTTGAACAATTGCTCATTTTCCTAAATCCGCTCGTTTTCGAAGTCGGCGACGTGCTCGATACTTACATTTATAATATCGGACTGGTAGGCGGACAGTACAGCTATACGACGGCCATCGGGCTGTTTAAAGCCGTGATCGGCATTACTTTGCTTGTGGCGCTCAACGCCTTCAGCCGCAAAGCGACAGGGGAAAGCCTGTATTAGGAGGGTGTCATGCGCAGAAAAGAAAGCGTATTTCAATCGGTAAACGGTACGCTTCTTGCCGTAGTCGGCTTAATGATGCTCGCTCCGATCGTCCATCTGTTAGCGGTATCGTTGAGCGATCCGATCTACGCGCAAGCGAAGCTCGTTTCTTTTTGGCCGAAAGGGTTTTCGGTCGTCGTCTACGAGAAAATATTCGCGATGAAAGAAATTTGGAGATCGATGGGCGTCAGCGTGTACATATCGGCGTTCGGCACGTTGCTGACGCTGATCGTGACTTCGATGACCGCCTTCGCCCTTTCTCGTCCTTTTATGCCGTATCGGAAATGGGCGATGGGATTTTTGATTATCACGTTTATTTTCCCGGTGCCGCTCATTCCCGAATATTTGCTCGTCAAATCGCTTAACATGCTCGATACGCTGTGGGCGCTCATGATTCCCGGTTTGACGGGCGTGTTCAATATCATTATCATGAAAACCTTTTTCCAGAACGTATCCGGAGAAATCGTGGAGGCGGCCAAAATCGACGGCTGCGGCGAAGCCGGCATCTATTGGCGGATCGTACTCCCATTGTCGACCGCGGTGATCGCGACGATCGGCCTTTTTCATGCCGTCGGACAATGGAATTCGTATTTCGGAGCTTTGATTTACTTGCGCTCCAAGGAATTGTGGCCGATTCAAGTGCTGCTGCAAAATTTGGTCGTCAAAAAGAATATCAACAACATGATGGGCAACACGGACGTGAACTTGAACTTGGCTACGACGCCGGAAATGATGAGCGCGGGCATCATCATCGTCGCCATGCTTCCGATCCTGTTGGTGTATCCTTTCTTGCAAAAATACTTTGTCAAAGGGGCTATGCTCGGTTCGCTGAAGGAGTAATAATCGCTGAAAATGGAAGTAAAGGATGGGATGTCCGTTGAAATCGATCAAGATGAAGTTCATCTTATGGATCGTTGCGTGTTGCTTGCTTCTGGGTATCGGCGCGGCGTACTGGGTAAGGGGCGATTCCATGGAGGACAAGGCAGAGGACATTATCGTTGCTTATAACGGATTCGGAGGAACCTTTAAGAACACGCTGGTCAAAAGCGCGATTGCCGACTTCGACACGCCGGATCCAAGCGTCGTCTTCAAAGACGGATACTATTATATGACGGTTATGAAAAGCGGAGCCATTATGGTTTTGAAATCGAGGACGATCGATTTCGTCCAAGCCCAGCGCAAAGCAGTCTGGCAGTCCCCTGCGGGAACGATGTACTCGTCGAATTTGTGGGCTCCGGAAATTCAACTTATTCAAGGCAATTGGTACATCTATTTCGCGGCCGACGACGGGGACAACGCGAATCACCGGATGTATGCGCTCGCAGCGGATACCGACGATCCGCTCGGCTCGTATACGTTCAAAGGACAAATTGCCGACGAGACGAACAAATGGGCGATCGACGGCCTTGCGATGGAGCATGACGGGAAGCTGTATTTCGTATGGTCCGGCTGGGAAGGCGACGAGAGCATCAGCCAGAACACGTACATCGCGCCGATGAGCGATCCTCTGACGATTAGCGGCCCGCGCGTGCTGCTCGGCGAACCGACGCTGGAATGGGAACAAGCCGGCGGACCTATTAACGAAGGGCAAGCGATATTGAAAAAAGACGGGCGAGTATTTATCGTATACTCCGGCGCGGGAAGCTGGACGCCGTATTATAGCTTGGGCATGCTGGCGCTCGAACCTGGCGCCGACCCGCTGGTGGCTGCCAATTGGCGTAAATCCGAGCAGCCGCTGTTGAAGATGGACGAGGAAGCCGGCGTATACGGTCCGGGCCATAACTCGTTCGTCGCTTCTCCGGACGGTTCGGAGGATTGGATCGTCTATCATGCGACGACGCGAATGACCGACGGGTGGAACAATCGCAAAGCGCGCGCGCAGAAGGTGACGTGGCAAGAAGACGGAACGCCGCATTTCGGCGCTCCGTTGTCGCTGGACACGGCCATACGCGTGCCGGCAGGCTCTGGGGTGATGCTCGCGGAGCACGCCGACCGTTCGGGGGAGTGGCTGACGTTCGAGGACGTTCCGTCCGGCATAGATGCCGATGCGCCGTTGCTCATTCATTACCGGAACGCTTCCGGCGCCGTTCAAACCGTCGATATTAAGGTAAACGGGGGCGCGACGAAGGTCGTTGAATTGACCGCCACAAAGGGCGAACGTACGGGGTACGCCTATGTTACCGCCATGCTGAACAAAGGAGTTAATGCGATATCGTTGCGATCCGGCGAATCGGATGTCGAGATCGAGGCGATCGAAGTCGTCCGGTTCGAAGCGGAGAATGCCCAGGCTGGAGGGGGATCAGAGTCCAAAGTGAATTTCCGGGCATCCGGTTGGGGCGTTATGGAAATGAACGGCGCGGACGCTTCGGCTACGTTCGCGAACGTCAACGTGCCGATATCGGGAACTTACGCGCTTAGGTTTTCGGTGTCCAATCCTTCAGGAAAGGGCGTTGCTTTCAACGTGTTGGCAAATGGCGGGCAAGCCGAGATATTGTCGGCGGCGTCGACCGAGCCTGACGAATTCGTAACGCTGGATATCGCGCTTCGGCTGAATGCGGGCAGCAACGATATTGTGCTGGGGGAAGCCGACGGCCGGCTGATCGTCGATTATTTCGATCTGATCGGCGTTTCGTAAGCTTCGTAACCGATTGCGGCGTAAACGCAGGGCAACATGCAACAGAACCAAAGATTCGATTTTGCCGTTCCATTCGAAAGAGCCGATAAACGGCTCTTTTTTGTCGTTGAAATCGAGGGCGGAAGCGAAGGATGTTACATTTTCAACTGGATATCCGAACAGATATTCGCTAAAATGGAGCGTATACGAGGTGAGCCGTTGAAATGTTGAATCGAAAAACGTTACCTGACTTAATACAGGAATTAAGAACAAACGAGAATATTATAAATTGGCATGAAATCCCGCCTCAAGATGCCCGATCGATGCCTTTTCCCGACCATGTCGACTCGCGTATTAAGGACGCTTTTCACAGGCGCGGCATTCGTGAACTATATACGCATCAACATTCCGCATTCCAAGCGGTTAACGCAGGGGATAATATCGTTGCCGTAACGCCTACCGCTTCGGGTAAAACGTTATGCTACAATCTCCCGGTATTGCAGGCCATCGCGCAAGAGGATACAAGCCGTGCGTTGTACCTGTTCCCGACGAAGGCGTTGGCGCAAGACCAGAAAAGCGAACTAAACGAAATCATCGACGAGATGGGCATCGACATTAAAAGCTATACATACGATGGCGACACATCGCCGGCGATCAGGCAGATCGTAAGGCTTGCCGGACATATCGTCATCACGAATCCCGACATGCTGCATTCCGCCATTTTACCGCATCATACGAAATGGGTTAGCCTGTTCGAAAATTTGAAATTTATCGTCGTTGACGAACTGCATACGTACCGTGGCGTATTCGGCAGTCACGTGGCCAACGTCATCCGCAGGCTGAAGCGCATTTGCCGATTTTACGGGAGCGATCCTGTCTTTATCTGCACATCGGCTACGATCGCCAATCCGAAGGAATTGGCCGAACAGCTTACCGGCAGCCCGATGCGACTAATCGACGATAATGGGGCGCCGCGCGGGCGAAAGCACTTCGTTTTTTACAATCCGCCCATAGTGAACGCCGCGTTGAACATTCGAAAGAGTTCAACGGTCGAAGTGAACAAACTGGCGAAGGAATTCCTGAAAAATAAAATCCAAACGATCGTGTTCGCGCGCAGCCGCGTGCGGGTAGAGATCATCTTGAGCCATATTCAAGAGCTGGTTAAGAATGAAATCGGTTCGAAGTCCATTCGGGGATATCGAGGCGGCTACCTGCCGAAGCAACGCAGGGA
Encoded proteins:
- a CDS encoding carbohydrate ABC transporter permease, yielding MRRKESVFQSVNGTLLAVVGLMMLAPIVHLLAVSLSDPIYAQAKLVSFWPKGFSVVVYEKIFAMKEIWRSMGVSVYISAFGTLLTLIVTSMTAFALSRPFMPYRKWAMGFLIITFIFPVPLIPEYLLVKSLNMLDTLWALMIPGLTGVFNIIIMKTFFQNVSGEIVEAAKIDGCGEAGIYWRIVLPLSTAVIATIGLFHAVGQWNSYFGALIYLRSKELWPIQVLLQNLVVKKNINNMMGNTDVNLNLATTPEMMSAGIIIVAMLPILLVYPFLQKYFVKGAMLGSLKE
- a CDS encoding ABC transporter permease, whose amino-acid sequence is MSKVAARNDKAVVLLFALPGLLYFLIFKYVPMVGNIIAFKEFNIFQGLWGSPWVGLDQFARMFTHEDFYRITWNTIRLSFVSILFGFPAPILLALMLNEIRAMAFKRSIQTIVYLPHFLSWVIVGSLFINLLSINGLVNEWAGLLGLPKIDYVTSKSHFIAILVGTGIWKEVGWGTIIYLAALSGVNPNLYEAAVVDGAGRWKQIWYITLPSLLPTMVVLLLLWVGGVMNSNLEQLLIFLNPLVFEVGDVLDTYIYNIGLVGGQYSYTTAIGLFKAVIGITLLVALNAFSRKATGESLY
- a CDS encoding family 43 glycosylhydrolase, giving the protein MKSIKMKFILWIVACCLLLGIGAAYWVRGDSMEDKAEDIIVAYNGFGGTFKNTLVKSAIADFDTPDPSVVFKDGYYYMTVMKSGAIMVLKSRTIDFVQAQRKAVWQSPAGTMYSSNLWAPEIQLIQGNWYIYFAADDGDNANHRMYALAADTDDPLGSYTFKGQIADETNKWAIDGLAMEHDGKLYFVWSGWEGDESISQNTYIAPMSDPLTISGPRVLLGEPTLEWEQAGGPINEGQAILKKDGRVFIVYSGAGSWTPYYSLGMLALEPGADPLVAANWRKSEQPLLKMDEEAGVYGPGHNSFVASPDGSEDWIVYHATTRMTDGWNNRKARAQKVTWQEDGTPHFGAPLSLDTAIRVPAGSGVMLAEHADRSGEWLTFEDVPSGIDADAPLLIHYRNASGAVQTVDIKVNGGATKVVELTATKGERTGYAYVTAMLNKGVNAISLRSGESDVEIEAIEVVRFEAENAQAGGGSESKVNFRASGWGVMEMNGADASATFANVNVPISGTYALRFSVSNPSGKGVAFNVLANGGQAEILSAASTEPDEFVTLDIALRLNAGSNDIVLGEADGRLIVDYFDLIGVS
- a CDS encoding extracellular solute-binding protein; this translates as MKKLFIMLVVIALLAGCASGNKNESEGTTGSKETASAGSNEETKNSASVSGDNKISIVLSHSEAAYAKQADAKNDMYIKKLEELSGYDLDIEILGHADYGQQLSLRFASGELPDLIRTASIEAGEHKGAVDNGAFTEIGPLLDQYGPNLKNDIPEEIWKDKRVSKDGKIYGIPVLMGAGNTRIAFIRQDWLNKLNMKSPETLDDWLNYYEAVKKEDMNGNGDPNDEYGIEMFENMWFSEIFFQSFGVHPSVWHEVDGQLIPDMIRPEMKEAVQFYRTLFEKGYVNPDFVTKKESDFRADIYNGKVGSWAGETYQYNPSYSKTNGPKWFVNQPDQVDVSFIAPPKGPRGQTGYGMKGDGIYFVWVIPSSVKNPEKIIKFLDWTWASEEADRFFKFGIEGHNYTLENGEVKYDVGSKENSDNDTFQMYQLTLNTREIGLNNPDVVKQLPEGDKIVAGYELSDSLVMDHVIGIPTLKTFEEKPELYPFGSLFIEMFLKVMTGEKGIDEFDKFVANWKKRGGDQAIEDATKWYNESRNK